The following proteins are co-located in the Heteronotia binoei isolate CCM8104 ecotype False Entrance Well chromosome 21, APGP_CSIRO_Hbin_v1, whole genome shotgun sequence genome:
- the NCKAP5 gene encoding LOW QUALITY PROTEIN: nck-associated protein 5 (The sequence of the model RefSeq protein was modified relative to this genomic sequence to represent the inferred CDS: deleted 1 base in 1 codon; substituted 1 base at 1 genomic stop codon): MAVVEEGQQNMKSGVPVLKCQRQLNLTGPYRVYPQSSCSSSELSLPSACSEYSSGFSYTWNNGRTCNKKSSVNWDKRISTGSLLPSNLSSPAEDLLSTQIKENHIFQGLKKLXKQKKNNLEPSSIISKWGYNDCMDSNEGIYSPGIKCSSYKEEANCTAEEMDTIFMENQKTFTYDSDLHEDAEDKSSSLALLYEVSSKDCKHYCNKLTHSGSDSLFGLKPDRRHLPERGFCFNSKERPEKLTIFVNEFQSETKSCTNVEVFVLQIDKSLANVGWRDLNLHISDTDENEILDELHIESNYEKNPSDLSLIPLVVKHAENTDGLVRTKNSQLVSSEKQAKQVPPPSNIKKQKVIKKTSSEECVTVIFDAEDGKPVEFNSHQTGVVTGTRNELSINHPYTGPNKEYTECLPQRIANLQNEASRSPLRAVWLRREFCPPLEGERILRRASERVRSGRGFSVVSEAPSDAVAVFPAFLV, translated from the exons GAAGGCCAGCAGAATATGAAATCTGGAGTGCCTGTCCTGAAATGCCAGCGTCAATTAAATCTGACAGGGCCCTACCGAGTTTATCCTcaaagcagctgcagcagcagtgaaCTCTCTCTGCCAAGTGCCTGCAGTGAATATTCCAGTGGTTTCTCCTACACTTGGAACAATGGAAGGACATGCAATAAAAAG TCATCCGTTAATTGGGATAAAAGAATAAGCACTGGTTCCTTGCTCCCCAGCAACCTTTCTAGTCCTGCTGAAGATCTACTTTCAACCCAAATCAAGGAAAACCATATTTTCCAAGGGCTGAAGAAGctataaaagcaaaaaaaaaataatcttgagCCATCTTCCATCATATCCAAATGGGGATACAATGACTGCATGGATTCTAATGAAGGAATCTATTCCCCTGGAATTAAGTGCAGCAGTTATAAAGAAGAGGCAAATTGCACAGCAGAGGAAATGGACACTATTTTCATGGAGAACCAGAAAACCTTCACATATGATTCTGATTTGCATGAGGATGCCGAAGACAAGTCTTCCTCTTTAGCACTGCTGTATGAAGTATCGAGCAAAGACTGTAAGCACTACTGTAATAAATTAACTCACAGTGGTTCTGACAGCCTATTTGGTCTGAAGCCTGATAGAAGACATTTACCAGAAAGAGGGTTTTGTTTTAATTCAAAGGAAAGGCCTGAAAAACTGActatttttgtcaatgaatttcagTCAGAGACAAAATCATGCACAAATGTGGAGGTATTTGTGTTACAGATAGATAAAAGTCTTGCTAATGTGGGCTGGAGGGACCTTAATTTACACATCTCAGATACGGATGAGAATGAAATCCTTGATGAATTGCATATAGAAAGTAATTATGAG AAAAATCCATCAGAtttgtcattaattcccttagtTGTCAAGCATGCAGAGAACACCGATGGGCTGGTAAGGACAAAAAATTCCCAACTGGTATCTTCTGAAAAGCAAGCGAAACAGGTACCCCCTCCCtcaaacattaaaaaacaaaaagttaTCAAGAAGACTTCCTCGGAAGAATGTGTTACTGTTATTTTTGATGCTGAAGATGGAAAACCAGTTGAATTTAACTCACATCAAACTGGAGTTGTCACTGGAACTAGAAATGAACTGTCAATAAACCACCCATACACTGGACCCAACAAAGAATACACTGAATGTTTACCTCAGAGAATAGCAAATTTGCAGAACGAAGCCTCCAGAAGCCCGCTGCGTGCAGTGTGGCTGAGGagggaattttgcccccccttggagggagagcggatccTTCGGCGCGCTTCTGAGCGCGTTcggagtgggcggggcttcagcgttgTTTCTGAAGCCCCGTCCGACGCcgtggcagtcttcccggcgtttttggTTTGA